Part of the Juglans regia cultivar Chandler chromosome 14, Walnut 2.0, whole genome shotgun sequence genome, TAAGAAAGCCATCCCACCACACTGTTTCCAACGTTCCCTCTTCCGCTCATTCTCCTATGTTGCTTACGACCTCTTCTTCGCCTTCCTCTTCTACTACATTGCTACCTCTTACTTCCACCTCCTCCCTCACCCACTTTCTTACTTTGCATGGCCAATCTATTGGACTCTCCAAGGCTGCATTCTCACTGGTGTTTGGGTCATTGCTCATGAGTGTGGTCACCATGCCTTCAGTGACTACCAATGGGTCGATGACACGGTTGGCCTAGTCCTCCACTCTGCTCTTTTGGTGCCCTACTTCTCATGGAAAATTAGTCACCGTCGTCACCACTCAAACACAGGGTCGTTAGAGCGAGATGAAGTGTTTGTTCCCAAGCCTAAAACCAAAATGCCATGGTACTCCAAGTACTTCAACAACCCACCAGGCAGGGTCCTTACTCTTTTGGTCACTCTCATTCTAGGTTGGCCCTTGTACTTGGCCTTCAATGTTTCAGGCCGTCCCTATGACCGATTTGCATGCCACTATGATCCCTATGGCCCCATTTATTCTGTTCGGGAAagacttcaaatatatatctcaGATGCTGGTATCTTTGCCGCCACTTACGTGCTTTACAGTGCTGCAATGGCAAAAGGACTGGCTTGGCTTGTATGTGTTTATGGGGTGCCATTGCTCATAGTCAATGGCTTTCTTGTAACGATCACATACTTGCAGCATACTCACCCTTCATTGCCACACTACGACTCATCGGAGTGGGACTGGCTGAAGGGAGCATTGGCAACAGCAGACAGAGATTATGGGGTGCTGAATAAGGTTTTCCACAACATCACAGACACGCATGTGGCTCACCATCTCTTCTCTACAATGCCTCATTACCATGCAATGGAGGCCACCAAAGCAATCAAGCCAATACTGGGTGAGTACTACCGGTTTGATGGCACATCATTTTACAAAGCAATGTGGAGGGAGGCTAAAGAGTGCATTTATGTTGAGCCGGACGAGGGGGCCCCTAGCAAAGGAGTGTTCTGGTACCAGAAAAAGCTGTGATGCTGGATGCAATATTGGGgcaaaagaaaatgttgttaGCTGGTAAGTGTCTTTTGTTTGTTGAAGGACGTCAGTAATGAAAAGTGTGTTAAATCTGTCTtagcaaatgaaaaaaagaagtttcAGTGTTGTTGGGTTTAGTAAAGTGTCAGTAATGTACCTTTCCAAACGTAATTTATGTTGTGTTGGGTGAAAGCTGTAGTTATTATGAATTACTATATGGTTCCAGAGACTTCACTGAAAAGAATGGTACCTTTTGTTTGTTTAAGAATGTCAATTATCAGTAGTGTGAttaggaatgaaaaaaaaagaaaaaaaaaaaaaaagaacatataacATAGAAAATCCTATTATGGTTCTTTGATCTAATCCTGTATTTAGTACAAAAGGGTAGAGATTCCATATACAGTGAAACACAAACAcgtcatttttcaaaacttctcgcTGCTCTCAAGACAAGAAGACCAGAATTACaaggattttattttgttttgtaagagaaaaaggaaaatatttatctctttataCAGCCTACTGTCATCTTCAATATGACCTGCAACGTTAATTCACCAATGCTCTCTTGAACATTCCTAACCAAATaagaactttaaaaaatataaatttttaaacagagaaataaatttacaaatgattctccttaaaattatttttacaggTTCTTAGGAAAAATATCACTCTCACCTAATGTTCTGATAATGCTTCAAAACTTTGGACACCAATGACAAATTGAACAGACCTTAAGCAACATTAATCGGAGCTTTAAATTGCTTTTGATACGTTTAAAGCAGTGAAACTTTTGTAAGGGGTGATATATTATGCTGAAACTTCAGAAGTTGCTGATATTTGCCAAACAGAAATCATTGCCTGAAATGCTTTCTATTGGCTTACGGATCTCCACCAGAAACAATGGCATATAGCTGCTTTGCAGTCCATGTTACTTCAGTTAGACTTTCTAGAGAAGCTGCAATCTCTTCCGCAATTGCCATTAAAAGAACTCTGCATTCTGCAACAGATAGGAAATTTGACGACTTCAGTGACTGATCAAAAGTTCTATGTATTGACAAAAGCTGCAAAAGATGCTGCAAATTTGTCCAACCATGCTATATGTTCCTTTTCAGCTATAAGTCTGGGACCTCACTATCCACCACTGAGGAGACATTAGTGGTAAAAAATGATATGTGTACTCGTTAACATCTAGTATAGAGTAtgtagtatttatttttataaattttcatggGCACATTTAATGATTCAGATAATCTCCCAAATGTGACCTTTGAATTTGGATTATCCACAAGTTAAAACACCACGTTTCCTATGGCAAGAGTTTGAATACTGACAGTTGAGGTTAGAGACTCGGATATGGATACATGCATTATGCaatgatatggataatggatgaaacaaacacaagaaaatgaggaacCCACCACAAACATCTGTAAATTATAAATCACCATACATCAAGATCCTAAAAAACTTGAACCTATGGACAAACTATATGACtgtaaaagaaaggaaagcacaTCCATTGTTTCTTCCCTACAAATGGATTATAAGAATtacttttcaataaataaatcaatagaaTAATGTTAAGAACCAACTTTTTTCTCATGGATACTAATGTTTTatgtgaaatgatattttttctgttttgaagtcaatttcaaatacaaaaatgttTTGCCAGTATAAGCGGCTGACCTGAGATTTTGCTGAAATTGAGTAGAGATATCGAGGCAAGGATCTTGTGCTCCATCTGCACACCATTCTCTAGGTTTTCTTTCAGCCCAGAGATGACGGCTGAGAAGGCAGAGAGCTGGAACTCAGCATTAGATTGTAAACAAAGTGCGCAACTCAACCATGCAACGGTCGTTAGGCAGACCCTCACCACATCCAAGTTACCAGCACCAAGACACTTAGAAATAGTATCTAAGAATGACTTTTTCCCATTAGTAAGCAATGCTGCTGACAAGTTACTCAACCACTCTTCATTTGCCTGCTCTTCATcatcctatattttattcacaacaTCCAAGAAGTACTTTCAGTGACTCCACTAAAAGTGACCAAATTCAAACTTGCATGTTTATTGCGATTTAATTATGCACCAAGTCTTAAGTTTAGTGTGAAATTTGATTTTCACTCCCATTTTAAGAGCAAAGTTTCTTTCAATTTCGACTTCAGGTTCAATTTAATTATAGACCGTACCGGTGGGAACATGTGAAAATGAGCTACCATGCTAAAATTACATGATTTCATTCCTCCGTTCAATCAAGTTGAACAACTATTAAGAATGACTAGTTTGAAATGCGAGAATTGGTAAACAACTTAGATAATGCTTAACCATACAAAAAGAGGAATCTTGAGGGAAGACATATCTATTTTTTGGGTCAAATTGCCTTCAACAGCAAAGAATACTAGAGATCTTATAAGAAAACCTGGACAAGTATCTTGTGCAATGAAAGCTAAAATGTGAGAGACAGAGgtcaaaagaaaatggaaacaacCGTACCAATGAGATATTGTCATcaactaataaattttcatcttcattttcaagAGAATTCCCACCACATATATCTTTAAATCCTGCTTGCTTTAGGGTCCAACTCCCTGTCAATAACTTCCCAGAGAAAGAGAAACGCCCTCCCAAGATAAGAAGTGCTTGGCAACACTTTTCTTGGACCTTCTCATCCACCAAGCTGTCCTCAAGAGCCACTGTAATGGCATCAATTGCCTCCTCTCTGTATATGCTGTATTTTTTAGGTTCTACCTGCAACCAGATGAGTGTCTCAGCCCACATATCTTGGAAGCTCTCAGACACAGACAAGATCCACTAATTAGCAGAGGCATTATTTCCAGGAGCTAGTTTCTAATCTTCAATTGTCAAAAGCAGCCTTCAAATGTGtattgaaaatacaaaacataCGAAGAAAGACCATGTTCTTCAAATATGTTATTTCGAATAGGCAACAATCGGAGCCACTTTCTGAATGAAAATATTCATTAGTTGCTCCCGATAGAAACTGGCCATAAGTTTGTTCCAATTATGTATAGGTTCATGAATACAGAGTTATTATAGTAGGGATCTTGTCTGTAACATGGACATCATTAGAGTCCAACAATAAATAAGTTAGTTTTAGAAATGTATTGTTGTCAAGTTTCATAATAGCTTGGACAAAGTTTTTAGGTCGGAATCCAAAGAACTgaaatggaaattaaaaaaaaaattggtgagaaccaaagatcaaaatttaaaacacctGTGTGAACTATAGGAGCATACCAGAAGGTCTAAGTGTAACAGAAGGACAGCAACTAGGGGTCTGTGATCCTTTGGGGAACTCTGGAGATCCTCAAGCAGAACAGGCATCATATTCACTATCCCTTCATTCAGCAAGCCTCTTACAAATAAAGTGACATCTTTCCACCTGCGATGACAAAGACAACATTTATGGGTGCAAGACACTGTTGTAATGGAATTTTTTCTGATAGCTCTTTCCATTGGTAGTCGATGTCGATATTTCTAAGTAAATGGCTTTGTAAGTGCAGGGTGACTTAGAAACAGAGGCAAAATTAGAACCAGAGGCAGCATTGACAGcaaaaattagaatttagtaATTTACCTTTCCAGGAAAATCAGTTCACTCAACAACAACATTGCATTTCTCCTCGACTTAATCTGCTTGCTCTGGAGTAGCTGAAGAAGACACCGTTTGTTGATATTTCTTGCAATCTGATTTCTGCATGTTGCATCTGCTTCAATGCAACAGGACAAGAGTACCACCACTTGTGACTTCTCTTCTAACTTTCCCAATTTAAgcctttgaagaagaaaatgcaagCCACCATGAGATATAAGAAGTTTggcattttctcttttttcctgtTCACTGAAAGCAGTGAGAAGCTGCTTTAATATGAAAACAACAGATTCATCCAAGTGTTTGAGACCATGTCTGCCCGAGTTTTCCATTACATGAAAGGCAAAAGCCAAGACGTTCCTACAATGTTCTGATCTCCAATTGTCAATTACacgcttcaaaacaaaattggtAAGGGGCATCGCAAGAGATTCCAAAGGTTTTCCTGTTACTGGACATGTTTTGTTTCCCTGATCAAACCATACCTTGATGGCCACCCATTCAAAGGTTTGACCAGTCTCTATGGTCACTGGGTCTTCAAACAACTTTCCAGTTAGTGGGCAAATAAAGCCTTGAGGAATGCTCGAGAAAAAAGAATGTTCACCAGAGTATTCATCTCTTCCATGTAACTCTACgcaaagaaaatgtaaaattagCAGTGGATCAAAATGTTCTGCATATAAAGAGTTCATTGCTACTCACTTTCAACAGAGGACCCTATTTTGGTCGGATGCGCCTAAAAGACATGAAAGTTAAATAAGTAGCTATCAGAAACTATGGACAGAACACACTAGCTTAGAGTGAGTAAATAGTCAGGAATTGAGTACATTGTGTGGCTGAtctaaaatagatttttctagGCTTCTGAACGTAAGCTCGTCATTTTCTTTTGCGTGTGCTGCTGCATCAGGCATGTTGCTATTCCCTGTGGCTTCATCATGCCATATAGTAGAGTCACCAATGCTACAATTAAGATTACTTTCAGGCCAAGTACTCACGCCATACAACCTCCACCCTTTGTCATCTATAGATGAGAGCTCATTTCCCTACATTTCAAGATTACTGTCAGCGTTAACTAGCATAAAAGAGAGTATTAGAGATGGACTCTTACCTAGCATATAAGAGAGTATTAAAGATCGACTCTTTCCAGAAAACTTAACGTTACCGATCATCATTAAGGAGGAAGTTGTATGGTTAAGGAAAGAAGTGACATATAATTAGCTGATCATCGTTTTGTTCCATCCATATGCAAAGATTTTTGAAATCCCGAgttacaaaattagaaagagagtAATGAATCACAGTTGAAGccttatatatgtatttaagcACTAATGTTAAGGGTTGGTGGCTTTGGTTCAAATCGGAGCTTTGGCTGTAGAGGTGGTTTCATCGCTAGGTGATCCTCCCATATGGAGCGTAAGATTGTAGTTCTTTCAAGGCTGAAAATTATCTGCTTAAGATTTTAGATAAGGATTGCTATCAGAAGTTTCGCTATCACAACAAACTGCTATCAGAGCATAGTATCTACTGtaatagagagaaaaagattCAATCCTTCACGTGTGTCAATGTTAAGGAGTCTGGCATTGGTTGGGTAAATGCTTGGTTCTGggtattatatatttgtttagcCGCTCCATTGTACTTAAGCTTTTATGTAGGATACTCTtaacagtatatatatatatatatatatatatatatatatatatatatatatatatatatatgtatgtatgtatatatatatgtatgtatgtatgtgacATATGGCTAATGGCCATCGCTCTGTTCCAGAAAAAAGATGATAATACTGCAAATAATGGCCCTCACAATCATCTCATTTGGAAATTAATTTCAGGTTGCACCAGATCTAGTAAGGATATTTCTTGTACGAAATAAATCCTCCAGAAATAACATGAAGAAACAAGTAATATCAGAAgccaaaaaaaaacttacaggAAATAATGCATCATCCATCACACTCTTGGTCAAATCTTCTTCAACGCcaaaattcatatatttgaCCGTCTCCGAAGAGTATGCTAATGTTCCTTTAACAACAGCAGAACCGCCGGAGCTTCTCATACAATCATTGAAGCCGTCTGCCTCCCCCCATTCTTCAGCTTTGTCGATTCCTGGTTCATTTGAGCGGCCAATCACAgcattatatagttttttactGATCGCAGGTTGAGGTGAGGAAGGACCCATTGAACTAGATAGCTCGAGGTGGATGATTGGAATGGGAGGAGCTTGAACCCCTTCCGTGAGCCAATCACTGTAGTAAAGCGCAAACTGGTTAGTACCAGAATCAAGAATCTCATTATACACTTCTTCAAGAAACTTCAGTTTCCTTGGCCTGCTTGGTGTATCTGCTAGAGAAGCAGCTTGCTGGTTGTACCATGCCTTCAAATGTGAGAGATGCGGAGAAAATAGATAGTCCCATAGTTCAGGTAACAAAGTTGTTCGTGCCTGAAAAGGTACAATGCAAAATACTTGCAAAAGATGCTTTGCTGAAGTCCTCTGTTTTTCCTGTAGTTTATATACCACGCTGAGGTAGAGATGAGCACAAGCTGACAACTTTAAATTAGGAATTCCAGATGTGAACCCATCCTTCAAACCATTCGAATATAATCCTGTAATTACACTTAGCATCAAAGAAGCCTTTTTCAATTCGTTATCCTTTGAGGGGTTCTCAGCAGCTATTTCTACTGCTTCAATGGCTTGTTCAAGGCTGGCCATGACCTTGCTCTCAGTACCATGCCC contains:
- the LOC109001694 gene encoding delta(12)-acyl-lipid-desaturase-like, whose product is MGAGAQMTVVNKSEEQKATLQRVPHTKPPFTLSQLKKAIPPHCFQRSLFRSFSYVAYDLFFAFLFYYIATSYFHLLPHPLSYFAWPIYWTLQGCILTGVWVIAHECGHHAFSDYQWVDDTVGLVLHSALLVPYFSWKISHRRHHSNTGSLERDEVFVPKPKTKMPWYSKYFNNPPGRVLTLLVTLILGWPLYLAFNVSGRPYDRFACHYDPYGPIYSVRERLQIYISDAGIFAATYVLYSAAMAKGLAWLVCVYGVPLLIVNGFLVTITYLQHTHPSLPHYDSSEWDWLKGALATADRDYGVLNKVFHNITDTHVAHHLFSTMPHYHAMEATKAIKPILGEYYRFDGTSFYKAMWREAKECIYVEPDEGAPSKGVFWYQKKL